The proteins below come from a single Deltaproteobacteria bacterium genomic window:
- a CDS encoding PIG-L family deacetylase — protein sequence MMRKRFLFLLAHPDDETFGPGGTIARYARTGSEVHLATATRGEAGMVGDPPITDREHLGETRSAELAAAAEILGLSGVHFLGFMDGQLANVPRERLVERAVSVIRRVRPHVMVGFGPEGVSRHMDHMVMCEVALAAFERAADPGWYTGQLRDGVHPWAPLKLYQFEIAQEIFAGWDVPLSGVPGSDLTSFVDTSEDVETKIRAFHCHRTQRKDVERILSRPGYREFARRETYVLARTRLAGLPLPEDDLLAGVPDETRR from the coding sequence ATGATGCGGAAAAGATTCCTGTTTCTGTTGGCCCACCCCGACGACGAGACGTTCGGCCCGGGCGGCACCATCGCGAGGTATGCCCGTACGGGGTCGGAAGTCCACCTCGCCACCGCGACCCGCGGGGAGGCCGGGATGGTGGGCGATCCGCCGATCACCGACCGGGAGCACCTGGGGGAGACGCGCTCCGCGGAGCTCGCGGCCGCCGCGGAGATCCTGGGATTGTCCGGAGTGCACTTCCTGGGCTTCATGGACGGACAGCTGGCGAACGTGCCGCGGGAGCGGCTGGTGGAGCGCGCGGTTTCGGTGATCCGGCGCGTCCGCCCGCACGTGATGGTGGGGTTCGGGCCGGAAGGGGTCTCCCGCCACATGGACCACATGGTGATGTGCGAGGTGGCGCTCGCGGCATTCGAACGGGCGGCGGATCCCGGGTGGTACACCGGCCAGCTCCGGGACGGGGTCCACCCGTGGGCGCCGCTCAAGCTGTACCAGTTCGAGATCGCGCAGGAGATCTTCGCGGGGTGGGACGTTCCGCTCTCGGGAGTGCCCGGTTCCGACCTCACGTCGTTCGTCGACACCTCGGAGGACGTGGAGACCAAGATCCGCGCGTTCCATTGCCACAGGACGCAGCGCAAGGACGTGGAGCGGATCCTTTCCCGCCCGGGGTACAGGGAGTTCGCCCGGCGAGAGACGTACGTCCTTGCAAGGACGCGCCTGGCCGGGCTACCCTTGCCGGAGGACGATCTCCTGGCGGGCGTGCCGGACGAAACGCGGCGGTAG